One genomic window of Candidatus Dormiibacterota bacterium includes the following:
- the lepB gene encoding signal peptidase I produces the protein MNTHQPEPAEPETKITKPEPGLRRDLLEGIFSWLILPITIVAVVNFFVIQTFHVVGGSMVPTLQNSDYLIINKLGPTKAMAAGVVSQNKTAYTPKRNEIIVFKYPKDPNLVYVKRVIGLPGDRIVIKDGQVSIYNSSQPEGFDPNTGYLPSGNFTYNDTDMVIPQGTVYVIGDNRSPGGSSDSRDWGVLPVENIIGDVVLRLIPLNGIRSF, from the coding sequence ATGAACACGCACCAGCCGGAACCGGCCGAGCCAGAAACCAAAATAACCAAGCCGGAGCCAGGACTGCGTCGGGATCTACTTGAGGGTATATTCAGTTGGCTGATTCTCCCTATTACAATAGTTGCAGTCGTTAATTTTTTCGTAATTCAAACCTTTCATGTGGTAGGCGGCTCTATGGTGCCGACCCTGCAAAACTCCGATTATTTAATCATCAACAAGCTTGGCCCTACTAAGGCTATGGCGGCAGGCGTCGTCAGCCAAAATAAGACGGCTTACACTCCTAAGCGTAACGAAATCATCGTCTTCAAGTACCCTAAAGATCCCAACCTGGTTTATGTAAAGAGGGTCATCGGTCTGCCTGGAGACAGGATAGTAATTAAAGATGGTCAGGTCAGCATATATAACAGTTCCCAGCCGGAGGGGTTCGACCCTAATACAGGCTACCTGCCGAGCGGTAATTTTACCTACAACGATACCGATATGGTTATACCCCAGGGTACTGTATATGTCATAGGAGACAACCGCAGCCCGGGTGGTTCATCTGATTCGCGTGATTGGGGCGTATTGCCCGTGGAGAATATTATTGGCGATGTAGTTCTGCGCCTGATACCTCTAAACGGTATCCGAAGCTTTTAG